The Malania oleifera isolate guangnan ecotype guangnan unplaced genomic scaffold, ASM2987363v1 ctg494, whole genome shotgun sequence genomic interval CTGTTGAGTAATGTATCAATCTGCACAATTACATTTCCAAATAATCATTTATTGCCAGCTTCTACCTTTGGTCGTGATTTGAGGCTTAAATCAAGTGTTTTTTTTCTTAGTTACATTTCATGCACATTAATATCAATGGAGATGAAAACCATTACATCCTTACTCAGCTATTCCAACATCTAATAGAATACTTTGTTCAAAAAATTTTGGAAACCTTAGCACTAATGCGTTAGCAAACGCAGGGAACTTCAAAAGAGTTGTCTTGGAAAGAAATGTTACTGTGCTGCCCATTTTATCTGTTGAATGAAACCAATCTGCAACATAACATTTCAAGCCATTTGATGTCGGCTAAAAATTTTCATTCCCAATTAACCTCTTATCATCAGTTACTGCCAATTTTTAAGCACAAAAATCAATGGATTTGGGGCTGCAAACATCAAAAATATTGTGCTTCAAATTACTTCTGCAGTACTAAACCAAGGatgaaaattatgaaagaaaaCTATTTCGTCCCACGTATCTACGCCAACCTCAACAAAGTATTTCTGCAAAAATTCATGGAACCTCTAGCTTTGATGCTTACGATGGTAAACAAAGATTATTCCAACAAGATCTGTACAAAAAACATAGGCATTCCATGCTCTTCCATTCtcacaaaagaaagaaaacaaatcaCAACCATTCACCTAAACGTGCCGTAAGTCAAAAGACTCAAAACGTTATCTAATAAAAACAGAAAGAGTGAATGTACTGATGTCATAAAATGGAGAAGTCTGCAATCCATGCCATCCGCAGTTTACCAACTTCAGATCATTGTCAGATGTGTCTAATTCAAGTCTCTTTTTCCTTGGATAAGCTCCGCGGAAGCCGGCTAATAAAACTTTCATCCACTATTCTGTAGTGCTTTGAAAATTTTCGATGAATCAATCCACAGCATCTATCAATATACTCCCTATATTTGCTGTACACAGCAGGAAGTATCATGGAAACAATGGTTCCTGTCGTCTTTTCATACAAAAAGGCATGTTAAGAAAAATTACATTGATTGACACAGTGGTTTCCATACACAATCCATGCAAAAGTGCAAGGAAAGCCCAGATGCTCATTCCTAAGTGATTTCTTTGTCACACCTAGTAGTATAAAATGATTCAGATTTCAAAGCAAGCCAGGATGatgataaaaaaatttcaaccaaTATGCCCCTGAGAGCAATGCCCTAATAAATTAGctcaaaataatgacaataatagcaataataatcaTAGTGTATATTGCTTGCGCTTTGGATACAGGTATCGCGTGCGCATATATATAAAGTGCAAGCATTTCTGTTTTCTCATTTCTGAAGCATCCTACTGGAGTTCCCTTGTCCCCAGAGAGCTCCTCTTAGGGCCCAAGCAGAGAGAATGGAGCATTTGTTTTACAATGAACACAAAATGACTGCATTTTTTGAAAAGCACCTAAAGAGTCTATTTTATCTGGTAATTAATCACATCTCCATATTAACTACCTTCAGGGCTATGCAAGGACAAGGGTGTTTTTACCCTCAATTTTTTAATGTAGATGATTGGCTGGTTGAATACCCCACAGATGTCCCAACGACCCCAATCTAAAATGCTATCCAAGAATCTCTGGGGAAAGAACAAGAGACGCATACACACAAATATACAGAGTTTCATGCTGAATACATACAATGAGCAGGTCGAATTTCCAAAACAGAGATGTCCAAACAACCCAATCTACAGTACCGTGTGAATAGATTTCCAAGGGAGAATATGAATGACAAGATCACGATTGCCAACCCTTAGGggccagaggagaggagagagaagcAAGAGACAGTTTTACCCTATAATAGTACAATGCATGTGATGAACAGTTTGACAGGATGAGAACGAAATACATACCAATATAAGCGAgcgtgaagaaagagaagaagccACCAATGACGGACAAAAGCCATAGACAGACCACCACCTGTCAAATGGAAAATAAAGTGGTGATATATTTTCTTCATCAAAATAAGTTAGATAAGAAGTatcaaaattcaaagaaagaACATTATGGTTTCAATGGTAAGCATATTGTAAATCAGCTATCCTACATGCAAGCTCACAATGGTTTCCTAGAAACCTTGTCACAGGCTCAACTGAGAGATGGGTTTGTGTTTCAGGTGTGCCCTTATTATACGATAGGTTTAAAGTATTAGCCAGGTGCTTCTCAAAACCCAATCATCTCTCTCCGTCTCATGGAATTAACTTGTTTTGGGCGAATTGATTGACATTTTGATCTTATATAGAAGTTCTTCCATtctcaaaatttttgaatttctacgctaaaaatttaataatatattttaaagcaAATATATATTAACGCCTGATTGATGCCTAAATAGATTCATGATGTTTTGATACAAAATTACAAATATCAGAATGAAAAAATTGCATTCCGAACAATAATTCAAACTGACCTTGAAAAAGAGTCTAAAATCTTTGCCAAGAGTTATATCACGAGCCATAAGCAGCATATAGTTAATTTTAGCACGAATTGATGCCGCAGCATTATTGACAATTTCCTCTGACAATTCCAGTTCTGGCAAAGTATGCAATTGTCTGCTCATACGAGAGATGATGGGTTCAGCACAAGAACAACGTAAAATTATCAACCAAATGCACATAGAGGGTAGAATAGCCATACTTATT includes:
- the LOC131147199 gene encoding reticulon-like protein B16 — translated: MQGYAARYIELSCFALCLISSEYKKTQRFEKGLRKDIRRLVGMLQICEFSILVDKAIVIETGIREDEKSKLEQQFLRANYAVFRNKQLHTLPELELSEEIVNNAAASIRAKINYMLLMARDITLGKDFRLFFKVVVCLWLLSVIGGFFSFFTLAYIGTIVSMILPAVYSKYREYIDRCCGLIHRKFSKHYRIVDESFISRLPRSLSKEKET